One Roseimaritima multifibrata DNA window includes the following coding sequences:
- a CDS encoding phospholipase D-like domain-containing protein codes for MGFACRTLLAAIAIAIGLGWPGSKNALADQIRLLPGHQEALQARADLIQQAEYQIDCAYYAVDTGRVPAAVLQLLAEAAQRGVRVRLLVDGLMSRLPLGLHEHLCSQGVEVCVYRPPNNLHPILLNRRMHDKLLIVDRQSLVMGSRNLQDAHFGRRSPGFVDCDAVIEGASVEWAADYFEWIWNHGHVEPLKDMNLIGQSIFRLLPNTRDDWSRHWRAAKSDQDYAQLLQASLQAVVAEGMLQLETGNDWNQQSDPDVELEFVHEADTGKQAKTVQRRLQELIHNAQYSLLIQTPYPVFTRYDLEQILETRRRGVRVVLCTNSLQTTDRLATYSDFENFKGVLLEAGIEIYEAGGTEHLHNKAVVIDDCIAVIGSYNFDERSANLNMEVGMIAYSPDVARQVREIIESQMASGIRTTESPALLEPSPCGASTTRRLKMQLGRLLVPTFRWLL; via the coding sequence ATGGGATTTGCCTGTCGGACATTGCTCGCTGCGATCGCCATTGCGATCGGGCTTGGCTGGCCCGGCTCAAAAAACGCCCTGGCGGATCAAATTCGCTTGCTTCCCGGCCATCAAGAAGCCTTGCAGGCTCGGGCAGATCTGATCCAGCAAGCGGAGTACCAAATCGATTGTGCGTATTACGCAGTCGATACCGGACGCGTTCCCGCAGCCGTTTTGCAGTTGCTGGCCGAGGCCGCTCAGCGAGGCGTCCGGGTGCGGTTGTTGGTCGATGGATTAATGTCCAGGTTGCCGCTGGGACTGCATGAACACCTGTGTAGTCAGGGCGTCGAAGTTTGCGTTTATCGACCGCCGAATAATTTGCACCCGATTCTGCTGAATCGAAGAATGCACGACAAATTGTTGATCGTCGATCGCCAATCTTTGGTAATGGGTAGCCGGAACTTGCAGGATGCCCATTTCGGCCGGCGTTCGCCTGGATTTGTCGATTGTGATGCGGTGATTGAGGGGGCCTCTGTCGAGTGGGCCGCTGACTATTTCGAATGGATCTGGAATCATGGGCATGTGGAACCGCTGAAAGATATGAACCTGATCGGGCAATCGATCTTTCGGTTGTTGCCCAACACCCGCGATGATTGGTCCCGGCATTGGCGTGCGGCAAAGTCAGACCAAGACTACGCTCAGTTGCTTCAGGCTTCGCTCCAGGCGGTTGTCGCCGAAGGGATGTTGCAACTGGAGACCGGGAATGACTGGAATCAACAAAGCGACCCGGATGTCGAACTGGAATTCGTTCACGAGGCGGATACAGGGAAGCAGGCCAAGACGGTTCAGCGGCGATTGCAGGAATTGATTCACAACGCACAGTATTCCCTGCTGATTCAGACGCCGTATCCGGTCTTCACGCGATATGACTTGGAGCAGATTCTGGAAACACGGCGACGCGGCGTCCGCGTGGTGCTGTGCACCAATTCCCTGCAAACGACCGACCGTCTGGCGACCTACTCCGATTTCGAGAACTTCAAGGGCGTTTTGTTGGAGGCCGGTATCGAAATTTATGAAGCCGGAGGGACCGAACATTTGCATAATAAAGCGGTCGTGATCGACGACTGCATCGCGGTCATCGGTAGCTACAACTTTGATGAGCGATCTGCCAATTTGAATATGGAAGTTGGCATGATCGCTTACAGCCCAGACGTCGCCCGTCAGGTTCGCGAAATCATTGAATCGCAGATGGCCAGCGGTATTCGCACGACCGAATCCCCCGCGTTACTCGAACCAAGTCCGTGCGGGGCATCGACGACGCGACGCCTGAAAATGCAGCTGGGAAGGCTACTGGTTCCAACTTTTCGTTGGTTGTTGTAG
- a CDS encoding transaldolase family protein gives MAIPQALQSLIDTGTKLYLDSVEPSEIDQNLAWGAVGATSNPAIISGIVKTGSLDSEIESLLAKGFDDDAIAWKLTDQLVRQAQDKLLPIWKESKGNAGWVSFELDPLLEDPDESLSDAERTKRYIELGKKWSQGHSNRMIKVPASPAGLAALEDLAAAGVTLNVTLIFTMDQYVAAREAIWKGAQRRENLNGFKSVYSIFVSRIDVYTAQEVSELSADAQGEVGILNAKRAWAENQKFWANLPPSLEQELIFASTGVKTEGDPPWRYVQALAGSDIQTNPPETNQAVAGSNVQFTRTVDQLPSADIQEEIDAKVDFQAMHDQLMEEGIAKFVKPQRALLAAIADKRAALTT, from the coding sequence ATGGCTATCCCGCAAGCACTTCAGTCGTTGATCGATACCGGCACCAAACTGTATTTAGATTCGGTCGAGCCCAGCGAAATTGACCAGAACCTCGCATGGGGAGCTGTCGGAGCGACCTCCAACCCAGCCATCATTTCGGGAATTGTGAAAACAGGCAGCTTGGATTCTGAAATTGAATCGTTGCTTGCCAAGGGATTTGACGACGACGCGATCGCCTGGAAATTGACCGACCAACTGGTACGCCAGGCTCAGGACAAGTTGTTGCCAATCTGGAAAGAGTCAAAAGGGAACGCTGGCTGGGTCAGTTTCGAACTCGACCCGCTGCTTGAAGATCCCGACGAATCGCTCTCCGACGCCGAACGCACCAAACGCTATATCGAACTGGGGAAAAAATGGAGCCAAGGGCATTCCAATCGGATGATCAAAGTGCCAGCCAGTCCCGCCGGCTTGGCGGCTCTTGAAGACCTGGCGGCTGCAGGCGTGACGCTGAATGTGACCCTGATCTTCACGATGGACCAATACGTTGCAGCCAGAGAGGCGATTTGGAAGGGAGCTCAGCGACGAGAAAACCTGAATGGATTCAAGAGCGTTTACAGTATTTTCGTCTCGCGGATTGACGTTTACACCGCTCAAGAAGTCTCCGAATTATCGGCAGACGCTCAGGGCGAAGTCGGAATCCTGAACGCCAAACGGGCCTGGGCAGAGAACCAGAAATTCTGGGCAAACCTTCCTCCTTCGCTGGAACAGGAACTGATTTTCGCCAGCACCGGCGTCAAGACCGAAGGCGACCCACCTTGGCGTTACGTCCAGGCCTTGGCGGGGAGCGACATCCAAACGAACCCACCCGAAACCAACCAAGCCGTCGCTGGCAGCAACGTCCAGTTCACGCGAACCGTGGACCAGTTGCCCTCCGCGGACATCCAAGAAGAAATCGACGCCAAAGTGGATTTCCAGGCGATGCACGATCAGCTGATGGAAGAGGGAATCGCCAAGTTCGTCAAACCGCAGCGTGCCCTGCTTGCGGCAATCGCCGACAAGCGCGCCGCATTGACCACTTAG
- a CDS encoding sensor histidine kinase — MGDDDWQSNRKSEDPESIRQAYEELAELAGSLAHEIKNPLSVIHMNVDLLSEELQDLEAPVRQRTLAKADIVRQQCERMENLLRDFLRFARLRKIDLTPGSLNEQIERVLTAYEAQADASHITLERYLDPDLPAILLHSDTLQAALMNLVKNALEAMQEGGQLYVRTTSTRSGVALELIDTGPGMEDSTVIHMFEPFYSTKNGGSGLGLPIARKIIEAHGGGITVQSEIGRGTKFVLAFPVPRRLAASSQ; from the coding sequence ATGGGCGATGACGATTGGCAGTCAAACCGCAAATCGGAAGACCCCGAATCGATTCGCCAAGCCTATGAGGAACTGGCTGAGCTAGCCGGTTCATTGGCTCATGAGATCAAGAACCCGCTCTCGGTCATTCACATGAATGTCGATCTGTTAAGCGAAGAACTGCAGGACTTGGAGGCACCGGTTCGCCAGCGGACGCTTGCCAAAGCGGACATCGTTCGCCAACAGTGCGAGCGGATGGAAAATCTTTTGCGAGACTTCCTTCGTTTTGCTCGACTGCGAAAAATCGATTTGACTCCGGGCAGCCTGAACGAGCAAATCGAACGCGTCCTGACAGCCTATGAAGCCCAAGCCGACGCGTCGCATATCACGCTGGAACGCTACCTCGACCCCGACCTTCCCGCCATCTTGCTGCACAGCGATACGCTGCAGGCCGCATTGATGAATCTGGTGAAAAATGCTTTGGAAGCGATGCAAGAGGGAGGCCAACTGTATGTCCGCACGACCAGCACACGCAGCGGCGTTGCCCTCGAATTGATCGATACCGGACCGGGCATGGAGGATAGCACCGTGATCCATATGTTCGAACCGTTCTATAGCACCAAAAACGGAGGCTCCGGCCTAGGACTTCCGATCGCTCGCAAGATCATCGAAGCCCACGGTGGCGGGATTACGGTCCAGAGCGAGATCGGCCGAGGGACGAAATTCGTCTTGGCGTTTCCGGTCCCGCGACGCTTGGCCGCAAGCAGCCAATAA
- the wbaP gene encoding undecaprenyl-phosphate galactose phosphotransferase WbaP: MRSTPIDSSMHPGNNPSESPVQSAPCAAGIPSSVVPAPHHLETPPARLNSPALSADTDDRGPMQQRYWAQVLRTAGPLMFADMLAVSIGFAIFYSLSDWFGSAPVNHGFLFWAIAVGLQWVCFVAAGLYPAAGTHPAVELRQLTLTWAAIGMVTVTFSLFHGQPDSPYPYLAAGTYFCAMLLSPTLRTFLRAWARRYDWWGYPTLLIGDGQLADQVDSIFASGGARGLRLLGRFDDTHRYWQEPNETRLEWLGNLEDVIRHAKQKGVYWLVIAMPDRTDAQSLAWIQFFRQRFRHVVLIHTRHELPCLWTRPLDCGGLSAVKVEERLMMPEQQFIKRVLDLAMVVVCSPFLIPLLATLAILVRISSGSPVLYQNTRIGRDGQPFGAWKFRTMVPDAEKILAQYLESNAEAAAEYEKNHKLKIDPRITFLGKFLRKTSLDELPQIWNVITGDMSIVGPRPIQTAEIVKYGDTYDHYLRVRPGITGMWQINGRNDTTYEERLMYDRFYVLNWSPWLDLYILARTIKSVLKCEGAY, from the coding sequence ATGCGTAGCACTCCTATCGATTCATCGATGCATCCAGGAAACAATCCCAGCGAATCCCCCGTGCAATCGGCTCCATGCGCCGCCGGCATCCCATCGTCGGTGGTCCCTGCCCCGCATCATCTCGAAACACCTCCGGCCCGCCTAAACAGTCCCGCATTGTCGGCCGACACCGACGATCGCGGACCGATGCAACAGCGGTACTGGGCGCAGGTTTTACGGACCGCTGGCCCGTTGATGTTCGCCGACATGCTGGCCGTTAGCATCGGTTTCGCAATTTTCTATTCTCTCAGCGACTGGTTTGGGTCAGCGCCGGTAAATCATGGCTTTCTCTTTTGGGCCATTGCCGTTGGCCTGCAATGGGTTTGCTTTGTCGCGGCAGGGCTTTATCCGGCCGCCGGAACTCATCCCGCTGTCGAGCTTCGCCAGTTGACTTTGACGTGGGCAGCGATCGGGATGGTGACCGTTACGTTTTCCTTGTTCCATGGCCAGCCCGATTCGCCTTATCCCTATTTGGCGGCGGGGACCTACTTTTGCGCGATGCTGCTTTCCCCCACCCTGCGCACCTTCCTTCGGGCTTGGGCACGCCGGTATGATTGGTGGGGATATCCGACCCTATTGATAGGCGACGGACAACTGGCCGACCAAGTGGATTCGATTTTCGCCAGCGGTGGTGCCCGTGGTTTGCGACTGCTGGGACGATTTGACGATACCCATCGTTATTGGCAAGAGCCTAACGAGACGCGACTGGAATGGCTGGGAAATTTAGAAGATGTGATTCGGCACGCCAAACAAAAAGGAGTCTATTGGTTGGTGATCGCGATGCCAGACCGCACCGATGCTCAAAGCTTGGCTTGGATTCAGTTTTTCCGCCAACGTTTCCGGCACGTCGTCCTGATCCATACTCGACATGAACTCCCCTGCTTATGGACGCGTCCGCTCGACTGTGGTGGTCTGTCGGCAGTCAAAGTCGAAGAGCGTTTGATGATGCCCGAACAGCAGTTCATCAAACGGGTTCTGGATCTAGCCATGGTGGTAGTATGCAGCCCCTTTCTGATTCCATTACTGGCGACATTGGCGATTTTGGTTCGCATCAGTTCAGGCAGTCCGGTCCTTTACCAAAACACCCGAATCGGGCGAGACGGGCAACCGTTTGGCGCATGGAAATTTCGCACGATGGTTCCCGACGCGGAAAAAATCCTCGCCCAGTACTTAGAATCCAATGCCGAAGCGGCCGCCGAATACGAAAAGAATCACAAACTAAAAATCGATCCGCGGATTACGTTTCTTGGCAAATTTTTGCGAAAGACCAGCCTGGACGAATTGCCTCAGATCTGGAATGTGATCACCGGGGATATGAGCATCGTTGGCCCCCGTCCCATTCAAACCGCTGAAATTGTCAAGTATGGCGATACGTACGATCATTATCTGCGAGTCCGTCCAGGAATCACCGGGATGTGGCAGATCAATGGACGCAACGACACGACCTACGAAGAACGGCTGATGTACGACCGCTTTTACGTCCTCAACTGGTCCCCCTGGCTAGACCTTTATATTTTAGCAAGGACCATAAAATCGGTTTTGAAATGCGAAGGAGCCTACTGA
- a CDS encoding polysaccharide biosynthesis tyrosine autokinase, protein MSGDNTVSPQPNLDFWGILRRRWLILFLGLAFGISLAVFYAFVAPKVYASRVEVLVMRKDPGLPQMSDSQTGAAPQQEVGDALLATHMEIIRSPRVIGDAIDNRQLEELESIRSELDPVLAKFDHRRAVVNYIIEQLWIERGGQELAYAPLTFVAEFRHNDAADCALVLSAITESYQDFMAATLQDANSEATGLIQQARDDLTLEIDQLEQSYREFRRGTPLLTLGPDSLTKNQIRLAMLHNELIRLQLRESELQSRASILARTQNDESLQDFSDLERLGLIDNRDVERLALLVNVERGDANSDESFVAQQPMRTTAANTEMDSLLSLKVRLREERSRLGDAHPKVQDLQDAVQDVEQFLTAKRDAIKPLADSPEVRSGTLVNAYAKVIEKDLEDVTQRIVFVKEEIAKEESDSVDLVDDELRDQEIRDELFATKQLQLAVIDRLRQLNVMQGYGGFVTEILRAPEFGELVWPIIPLVLIAGLCFGSMTGGGLGLLIDLGDRSFRSTKEIESAVGAPMLGAVGTMKFRRHRGMDKTLSPELVVYHRPDSSDAEAYRHLRTSLLFRPGGKELRVIQMTSPNPGDGKTLTTTNLAVSIAQTGKQVLLIDCDLRRPRLGTLFGLEDEAGLSNVLTGDTELVDSIHETPIENLSVMPSGFRPSNPSELLMGKTFFEMLETLRQKYEYILIDSTPLLAVSESTSLGQKVDGVVVALRTSNSSRPETERAVQRLQGVGVQAVGFVVNDIDRLAKQGDEVDAGYGYEYGGQRKVNAYFRAPQSNG, encoded by the coding sequence ATGAGTGGTGACAACACCGTTTCCCCACAGCCGAACCTCGATTTCTGGGGGATTCTCCGCCGCCGCTGGCTGATTCTCTTTCTCGGGCTGGCCTTCGGAATCAGTTTGGCAGTCTTTTATGCGTTCGTCGCTCCCAAGGTCTATGCCTCACGCGTTGAGGTCTTGGTCATGCGCAAGGACCCTGGGCTGCCTCAGATGTCCGATTCCCAGACAGGGGCCGCCCCACAGCAAGAGGTCGGAGACGCACTTTTAGCGACTCACATGGAAATCATCCGCAGCCCGCGTGTGATCGGCGATGCCATCGACAATCGTCAGCTTGAAGAGCTGGAATCGATTCGTTCGGAACTGGACCCGGTCTTAGCCAAATTCGATCACCGCCGAGCCGTCGTCAATTACATCATCGAGCAACTGTGGATCGAGCGAGGCGGTCAGGAACTTGCCTATGCGCCGCTAACGTTCGTCGCCGAATTCCGCCACAACGATGCAGCCGACTGCGCATTGGTCCTGTCGGCCATTACAGAATCCTATCAAGACTTCATGGCGGCGACGCTTCAGGATGCCAACAGCGAAGCGACCGGATTGATCCAACAGGCTCGCGATGACCTGACCTTGGAAATCGACCAACTGGAACAGTCCTATCGTGAATTTCGTCGGGGGACGCCGCTGTTAACCCTTGGCCCCGATTCGCTGACCAAGAATCAGATTCGCTTGGCGATGCTGCACAACGAATTGATTCGCCTGCAACTGCGGGAAAGCGAACTGCAAAGCCGAGCTTCGATCCTGGCACGAACCCAAAACGACGAATCGTTGCAAGATTTTTCCGATTTGGAACGATTGGGATTAATCGATAATCGAGATGTCGAACGCTTGGCGTTGTTGGTCAACGTGGAGCGCGGCGACGCGAATTCCGACGAGTCCTTTGTTGCCCAGCAACCGATGCGGACCACGGCCGCGAATACCGAAATGGATAGTTTGCTTTCCCTGAAAGTTCGTCTTCGCGAGGAACGCTCGCGACTGGGGGACGCCCACCCAAAAGTCCAAGACCTACAAGACGCGGTGCAGGACGTCGAACAATTCTTGACCGCCAAACGGGATGCGATCAAACCACTGGCTGACTCGCCAGAAGTCCGCAGCGGAACCTTGGTCAATGCCTACGCGAAGGTTATCGAAAAAGACCTTGAAGACGTCACACAGCGCATCGTTTTCGTCAAAGAGGAGATCGCAAAGGAAGAGAGCGATTCGGTAGACCTGGTGGACGACGAACTACGCGACCAGGAGATCCGCGACGAATTGTTCGCAACCAAACAACTTCAGCTAGCCGTCATCGATCGCCTGCGTCAGTTGAACGTGATGCAGGGATATGGCGGCTTTGTCACCGAGATTCTCCGCGCCCCTGAATTCGGGGAATTGGTCTGGCCCATCATTCCGCTGGTCCTGATCGCAGGACTTTGTTTCGGGTCCATGACCGGCGGCGGCTTGGGGTTACTGATCGATTTGGGCGATCGAAGTTTTCGATCTACCAAAGAAATCGAATCGGCCGTGGGAGCTCCGATGCTGGGAGCCGTTGGAACGATGAAATTCCGCCGCCATCGCGGAATGGACAAAACACTATCGCCGGAATTGGTCGTCTACCACCGTCCCGACTCTTCCGACGCAGAAGCCTACCGCCACCTGCGCACCTCGCTCCTTTTCCGCCCCGGCGGCAAAGAGCTTCGCGTCATCCAAATGACCAGCCCCAATCCAGGCGACGGCAAGACATTAACAACGACAAACCTTGCGGTTTCGATTGCCCAGACGGGGAAACAGGTATTGCTGATCGACTGCGACCTCCGGCGACCGCGTCTGGGGACGCTATTTGGCTTGGAAGACGAAGCAGGACTGTCCAACGTGCTTACCGGCGACACCGAACTAGTCGATTCCATTCACGAGACTCCGATTGAAAATCTTTCGGTGATGCCAAGTGGGTTCCGGCCGTCGAATCCCTCAGAGCTTTTGATGGGCAAAACGTTCTTCGAAATGCTGGAAACGTTGCGTCAGAAGTACGAATACATCCTGATCGACAGCACGCCTTTATTAGCTGTCAGCGAATCGACTTCGCTTGGACAGAAAGTGGATGGGGTGGTCGTTGCTTTAAGAACATCGAATTCTTCGCGGCCGGAAACCGAACGAGCCGTTCAGCGATTGCAGGGCGTAGGGGTGCAGGCGGTCGGGTTTGTCGTCAACGACATCGATCGATTGGCGAAACAAGGTGACGAAGTCGATGCCGGATATGGCTACGAATATGGGGGCCAACGAAAAGTGAATGCCTACTTCCGTGCTCCTCAGTCAAACGGCTAG
- a CDS encoding site-2 protease family protein, whose product MLNRRLPLGRYFGIPLYVHWTFSLLLLAVGLERMRNDGRWQDALLSICIVLTVYLCVTLHEYGHAMMAKAFGVGTRDITLLPIGGVARLERMPRQPSQELLIAVAGPAVNVVIASLLIVGMVLWGLATTGPMGAINNALDAIDTDQITFAGFVLIILLANVALIVFNMIPAFPMDGGRVLRSLLAMLMDYPRATWWASRIGLGCAFLMGGIAILNSYYVMLFIAFFVAWAGMSEARQVSIGEAVRGLKVSQVMIRIPHQLCLQIDQSLEQAAHHWQHFPGETMPVCSPEGECLGMLSLKDLISGLNAGHGAQPVVTIAQRNIPRISPDEGIDSLLGRLPSRGIRQMPVVTAEGRLIGIVDLDNVMQRAALAGTIPFGPMAVPESYLLSPLESLRRGAADHPPEKVLENDARMEGPQDTINSGGTEHATDTTNPTSFTKPDTTP is encoded by the coding sequence GTGCTGAACCGCCGTTTACCACTGGGCCGCTACTTCGGCATTCCTCTCTATGTCCACTGGACGTTCTCGTTGCTGCTGCTGGCGGTAGGGCTTGAACGGATGCGCAATGATGGGCGTTGGCAGGATGCATTGCTGTCCATCTGTATCGTTTTGACCGTCTATTTGTGCGTCACATTGCACGAATATGGGCATGCGATGATGGCCAAGGCCTTTGGTGTGGGGACGCGAGATATCACATTGCTGCCGATCGGGGGGGTCGCTCGACTGGAGCGAATGCCTCGCCAGCCCTCTCAGGAATTACTGATTGCCGTTGCCGGGCCAGCGGTCAACGTCGTGATCGCTTCGTTGTTAATCGTTGGGATGGTCCTTTGGGGACTGGCGACGACGGGGCCGATGGGAGCGATTAACAATGCTTTGGATGCGATCGATACGGATCAGATCACGTTTGCAGGTTTTGTATTGATCATTTTGTTGGCCAACGTCGCCCTGATCGTATTCAACATGATTCCCGCGTTTCCGATGGACGGCGGCCGGGTGCTGCGAAGTTTGTTGGCGATGCTGATGGACTATCCTCGGGCCACTTGGTGGGCATCGAGGATCGGGCTGGGGTGTGCTTTTTTGATGGGGGGGATCGCGATTCTAAATTCGTATTACGTGATGCTGTTCATCGCCTTTTTTGTCGCTTGGGCTGGTATGTCGGAGGCTCGTCAGGTCTCGATCGGTGAGGCCGTGCGCGGGCTGAAGGTTTCTCAGGTGATGATCCGCATCCCCCACCAGCTGTGTTTACAGATCGATCAATCGCTCGAACAAGCGGCTCACCATTGGCAGCATTTTCCGGGTGAAACAATGCCTGTCTGTTCCCCAGAGGGGGAGTGCCTGGGAATGTTAAGTCTGAAGGACCTGATCAGCGGACTGAATGCGGGGCATGGGGCTCAGCCGGTCGTCACCATTGCCCAGCGAAACATTCCCCGGATATCGCCAGACGAAGGGATCGATTCCCTTTTAGGGCGACTTCCTTCGCGGGGAATACGGCAAATGCCGGTCGTGACGGCCGAGGGGCGTCTGATCGGGATCGTTGATCTGGACAATGTGATGCAGCGTGCTGCACTCGCCGGTACGATTCCTTTCGGTCCGATGGCGGTGCCTGAATCCTACCTTTTGTCGCCTTTAGAATCTTTGCGACGGGGTGCGGCAGACCACCCGCCGGAAAAAGTTTTAGAGAATGATGCACGGATGGAGGGACCTCAAGACACTATTAATAGTGGAGGAACCGAACATGCGACTGACACTACGAACCCTACTAGCTTTACGAAACCGGACACTACGCCCTGA